In Lytechinus variegatus isolate NC3 chromosome 13, Lvar_3.0, whole genome shotgun sequence, the DNA window TTGACCGATTCTGTGGACTTCTCGCAAGTTGTGGCCATGGGTCTATCGGGGTTGACCGATTCTGTGGACTTCTCGCAAGGTGTGGCCATGGGTCTATCAGCGTTGACCGATTCTGTGGACTTCTCGCAAGGTGTGGCCATGAGTCTATCGGGGTTGACCGATTCTGTGGACTTCTCGCAAGGTGTGGCCATGGGTCTATCAGGGTTGACCGATTCTGTGGACTTCTCGCAAGGTGTGGCCATGGGTCTATCGGGGTTGACCGATTCTGTGGACTTCTCGCAAGGTAAGGCCATGGGTCTATTGACAACTCCCTGTAATATTTGAGACACAAAATGAAAGAGACCAATCACTTACTAGTAGAAAACTTGGATAACTGAAATTGCTAATTATATTTGTTATGTATATACTGATTGTCaattacaaacaatttgattaaataggTTTTGACCTGCAAGTCCTGTGATTAGAAGTCAAGTTCATATCCAACTGAGCAACAGCATCTCCAGATGTCTGTGTTTACTCTTTAAAAACATTGATAAGGAAATTAATGTGAATTTTACACACTGCATAGTTGTTATGCTCTGAACATGGGTCGTCATCTACAAAGTGCTTGTAGCACAGGAAAACCTCACACACGACACAAACAGAAAACACCTCGTCTGCACACCAAAAGTGCTCACAAATTTCTACATGATGCTCCTGCCTGCCTCTAAGCACCTCTCCAAGAATGCTGATACATTCATCGTCAGTAAAAAAgtattatttcaaatgaaatctgTCATCCCAACATAAGGGTGACAATTAttagaaaacattaaaaatatatatatatttatacatattcaCCGTAGTGAttttctcatttaaaaaaaaatccattaaaaaatacatgtccTTTAATCATGTATGTATAACGTATGCCAAATTATTTAAGATGTAAATACTGCATAAAGATGAAATACATACCTTCTGTGACAGCTCCTCCAAGGTCAGCTCTCTTTCCTTTATCTGTTATACATTATACAGAAAAACAGAATGGATTTAGCAAAATGATAGGTCATATGCAGCATGCCTGAAGGAAAGGGGGGTTACGATTTAATACTGAGAATATCCAGCATATCACATTGACAAAAAAACCAATGGGCCATTTAGCCCACAAAATGTTCATTAAATGTTGATGCAAATAAAGTTTAGAGTGTTATTTTCATGCATACAATTTTGAAAAGTATTGAATAAGTagcaccccccccaaaaaaaaaaaacaagtcatgataataatacttCATCTATGATAGTATGATATAAATAT includes these proteins:
- the LOC121426556 gene encoding uncharacterized protein LOC121426556, coding for MGLSGLTDSVDFSQGVAMGLSGLTDSVDFSQVVAMGLSGLTDSVDFSQGVAMGLSALTDSVDFSQGVAMSLSGLTDSVDFSQGVAMGLSGLTDSVDFSQGVAMGLSGLTDSVDFSQGKAMGLLTTPCNI